In Hyla sarda isolate aHylSar1 chromosome 9, aHylSar1.hap1, whole genome shotgun sequence, the following proteins share a genomic window:
- the LOC130291956 gene encoding olfactory receptor 5V1-like, protein MGQLNQTMVTFFIIKGISDVPEFQVPTFLLVLFIYLMTLGGNMAILLLVCLDHHLHTPMYFFLANLSIVDMCSATVTLHTMLLIGMTGNRVISYVRCMSQIYFIGCFISEELLFLTVMSYDRYVAVCNPLRYRTIINQRVCALLASVCWVLSFLEIIPYIVLVTGFSCYNSNVVNHFFCDLVAVTKLSCSDTSVLETLFIVEGAVLLTLGPFLLTVISYIFIISTILRIRTSNGRRKAFYTCSSHLTVVLVLYTTLIYQYLRPISPESLEYNKLISLFNSGAVPVLNPLIYSLKNKDVKAAFWRKVAFHQIVKV, encoded by the coding sequence ATGGGGCAACTAAATCAGACGATGGTGACATTCTTCATTATTAAAGGAATCTCGGATGTTCCTGAGTTCCAAGTTCCAACCTTCCTTCTGGTCCTCTTTATTTATCTCATGACTCTTGGAGGAAACATGGCCATTCTTCTTCTGGTCTGCTTGGACCATCATCTTCATACCCCTATGTACTTCTTTCTGGCCAACTTGTCCATCGTTGACATGTGTTCTGCTACAGTCACGCTACATACCATGCTTTTAATAGGAATGACTGGAAACAGAGTCATCTCCTATGTACGTTGCATGTCTCAGATATATTTTATTGGATGTTTTATCAGTGAAGAACTGTTGTTCTTAACTGTCATGAGTTATGACCGATATGTGGCCGTCTGTAACCCACTGAGGTATAGGACGATCATAAACCAAAGAGTTTGTGCTTTGTTGGCCTCTGTATGTTGGGTACTTAGTTTTTTAGAGATAATACCTTATATTGTTTTGGTCACAGGGTTTTCATGTTACAACTCTAATGTAGTCAACCATTTCTTCTGTGATCTAGTGGCTGTGACAAAACTCTCCTGCAGTGATACATCGGTGTTGGAGACCTTGTTCATTGTGGAGGGAGCCGTTCTGTTAACTCTCGGCCCATTTCTTTTAACAGTCATTTCATATATATTCATTATATCCACCATACTAAGGATCCGAACCAGTAATGGGAGACGGAAAGCCTTCTACACATGTTCCTCACATCTCACTGTGGTCTTGGTGCTATACACTACTCTAATCTATCAATATCTGAGGCCCATATCTCCCGAGAGCTTGGAGTACAATAAGTTGATTTCTCTGTTTAACTCAGGTGCTGTCCCAGTACTAAACCCTCTCATATACAGCTTGAAGAATAAAGATGTCAAAGCAGCTTTCTGGAGAAAAGTTGCTTTTCATCAGATAGTTAAAGTCTAA